A section of the Streptomyces sp. Je 1-369 genome encodes:
- a CDS encoding VgrG-related protein — MSEKTYTSVLHAEIGGSVLPDKLAVLLVEGWVDASVNVPSAFQLTFADEGGDILEKFPQIKVGAKAVLCPFTDGVRGKPMLTGEVTALEVDSDGGGKQLVVRGYDPGHRLLRNRRVHGFPNMTASDIVRRVAAANKVKLGKIESTPTVYELATQPNITDWDFLSRLAQENDTHLSFDEDGKLCFAKLAPAAGAPSDSTPAAQSPYVLEFGHNALHSRVAVTAAGQVATAGVRGWDMRAKRALSAQSPAVRSKDIVADITPAQLSQPFGKAELTETGWPYTTQAQVTHAARALADDVAGSFAEIEVAVTGNPDLRPGRPVALKGAGFPFEGKYTATGVRHLFESGRPFTTWLTVSGRQFRSLYGLASGGADAAPPMPGVAMALVSNAKDPLKMHRVKLRFPWLSETYESDWCRVAQLGGVRGGGLMLPEVGDEVLVAFDRGSLEHPYVLAGLYNGRDKPTPNTDGLQPIDPTSGRVNWRSVSSRSGHIMELVDAKSRMKSGIRLQTGNGRLTVHMDEARTSVTIRSDGTVSISGTRNVSIRAGGNLSLTAGGSLTMSAGGAVDIKAGAKFGVNAGGMADINATGVVSLKSAGAVAVNAVGAVSVTAAGAVAVNAGAAAAITSPATVALTAPAVLRNGIPF; from the coding sequence ATGAGTGAGAAGACGTACACGAGCGTCCTGCACGCCGAGATCGGCGGGTCCGTCCTGCCCGACAAGCTCGCCGTGCTGCTCGTCGAGGGCTGGGTGGACGCCAGTGTGAACGTGCCGTCCGCCTTCCAGCTGACCTTCGCCGACGAGGGCGGGGACATCCTGGAGAAGTTCCCGCAGATCAAGGTGGGCGCCAAGGCGGTGCTGTGCCCGTTCACGGACGGTGTGCGCGGCAAGCCGATGCTGACCGGTGAGGTCACCGCCCTGGAGGTCGACTCGGACGGCGGCGGCAAGCAGCTCGTCGTGCGCGGCTACGACCCGGGGCACCGGCTGCTGCGCAACCGCCGTGTGCATGGCTTCCCGAACATGACGGCGTCCGACATCGTGCGCCGCGTCGCCGCCGCCAACAAGGTGAAGCTCGGGAAGATCGAGTCGACGCCGACGGTGTACGAACTGGCGACCCAGCCGAACATCACCGACTGGGACTTCCTCTCCCGGCTCGCGCAGGAGAACGACACCCATCTGTCCTTCGACGAGGACGGGAAGCTGTGCTTCGCCAAGCTCGCGCCGGCGGCCGGGGCGCCGTCCGACTCGACACCGGCCGCGCAGAGCCCGTACGTCCTCGAATTCGGGCACAACGCGCTGCACAGCCGGGTCGCGGTGACCGCGGCGGGGCAGGTCGCCACGGCCGGGGTGCGGGGGTGGGACATGCGGGCGAAGCGGGCCCTGTCCGCGCAGTCCCCGGCGGTCCGCAGCAAGGACATCGTCGCCGACATCACGCCCGCGCAGCTTTCGCAGCCGTTCGGGAAGGCGGAGCTGACGGAGACGGGGTGGCCGTACACGACGCAGGCCCAGGTCACGCACGCCGCCCGGGCGCTCGCGGACGACGTGGCGGGGTCGTTCGCCGAGATCGAGGTCGCCGTCACCGGCAACCCCGACCTGCGGCCGGGGCGGCCCGTGGCGCTGAAGGGAGCCGGGTTCCCCTTCGAGGGGAAGTACACGGCGACCGGGGTGCGGCATCTCTTCGAGTCCGGGCGGCCGTTCACGACGTGGCTGACGGTCTCGGGGCGCCAGTTCCGTTCGCTGTACGGTCTCGCCTCGGGCGGCGCGGACGCCGCGCCGCCGATGCCGGGCGTCGCGATGGCGCTGGTCAGCAATGCGAAGGACCCGCTGAAGATGCACCGGGTCAAGCTGCGTTTCCCGTGGCTTTCGGAGACGTACGAAAGCGACTGGTGCCGCGTCGCGCAGCTGGGCGGGGTCCGGGGCGGTGGTCTGATGCTGCCCGAGGTGGGCGACGAGGTGCTGGTCGCCTTCGACCGGGGGTCCTTGGAACACCCGTACGTTCTCGCCGGGTTGTACAACGGCCGGGACAAGCCGACGCCCAACACGGACGGGCTGCAGCCGATCGACCCGACGAGCGGCCGGGTCAACTGGCGGTCCGTCTCCTCGCGCAGCGGCCACATCATGGAGCTCGTGGACGCCAAGTCCCGCATGAAGAGCGGCATCCGGCTCCAGACCGGCAACGGCCGCCTCACCGTCCACATGGACGAGGCGCGGACCAGCGTGACCATCCGCAGCGACGGCACGGTGTCGATCTCGGGGACCCGCAACGTGAGCATCAGGGCGGGCGGCAACCTGTCGTTGACCGCGGGCGGCTCGCTGACGATGAGCGCGGGCGGCGCGGTCGACATCAAGGCCGGTGCGAAGTTCGGCGTCAACGCGGGCGGCATGGCGGACATCAACGCG
- a CDS encoding LysM peptidoglycan-binding domain-containing protein: MAAPTGGKAGASLVRAALAIHQPPTDLGGSMGGRIGEVEFQFNPTQLQMARSAEWRTQRAVAYTRGAPPKFTGAAPATLQLEVFLDSSGTPNSGKVQKQVEMLLSCCEVTPQSVTSKRPSPPWVRFSWGSFNTVQFVAYVTNVSASYTLFNPTGEPIRATCSLALTEVSMPTKGQNPTSGALSARRVHRTVAGDSLASLAWREYGDATRWRLIAEANDIDDPMRLRPGTELLLPAADEARPGPVTVPAHVES, translated from the coding sequence ATGGCCGCGCCCACCGGCGGCAAGGCAGGCGCGAGCCTGGTCCGCGCCGCGCTCGCCATCCACCAGCCGCCCACCGACCTCGGCGGGTCGATGGGCGGGCGGATCGGTGAGGTGGAGTTCCAGTTCAACCCGACGCAGCTCCAGATGGCGCGGTCCGCCGAGTGGCGTACGCAGCGTGCCGTCGCGTACACCCGGGGCGCCCCGCCGAAGTTCACCGGCGCCGCCCCGGCCACCCTCCAGCTGGAGGTCTTCCTCGACTCCTCCGGCACCCCCAACTCCGGGAAGGTGCAGAAGCAGGTCGAGATGCTCCTCTCGTGCTGCGAGGTGACCCCGCAGAGCGTCACCTCCAAGCGGCCGTCGCCGCCGTGGGTACGGTTCTCGTGGGGGTCGTTCAACACCGTGCAGTTCGTGGCGTACGTGACGAACGTCAGCGCCTCCTACACCCTCTTCAATCCGACCGGTGAACCCATCCGCGCCACGTGTTCGCTCGCGCTGACCGAGGTGTCGATGCCCACCAAGGGGCAGAACCCGACGTCCGGCGCGCTCTCCGCGCGCCGTGTGCACCGCACGGTGGCCGGTGATTCGCTGGCGTCGCTGGCGTGGCGGGAGTACGGGGACGCCACCCGCTGGCGGCTGATCGCCGAGGCCAACGACATCGACGACCCGATGCGGCTGCGGCCCGGCACCGAGCTACTGCTGCCCGCCGCCGACGAGGCCCGGCCCGGCCCCGTCACCGTCCCCGCGCACGTGGAGTCCTGA
- a CDS encoding phage tail protein, producing MPSPKDPGSTVFFKLTIDGQDLGLFNGCDGLSSEVEVEQRQEGGNNGFVWQLPTRVTFSTIRLTRPLTADTARVAAWISSIATGISRPTAQIAALRADGSIVAQWGLVEVLPVRWQGPSLSPDSPAVATETLEIAHHGFTDAGGA from the coding sequence ATGCCCTCGCCCAAGGACCCCGGCTCCACCGTCTTCTTCAAGCTCACCATCGACGGCCAGGACCTCGGCCTGTTCAACGGGTGCGACGGGCTCTCCTCCGAGGTGGAGGTGGAGCAGCGGCAGGAGGGCGGCAACAACGGGTTCGTCTGGCAGCTGCCGACCCGCGTGACCTTCTCCACCATCCGGCTCACCCGGCCCCTGACCGCCGACACGGCCCGCGTGGCCGCCTGGATCTCGTCCATCGCGACCGGGATCTCGCGGCCCACCGCGCAGATCGCGGCGCTGCGCGCGGACGGTTCGATCGTCGCGCAGTGGGGGCTCGTCGAGGTGCTGCCCGTGCGCTGGCAGGGGCCGAGCCTGAGTCCGGACAGCCCCGCCGTGGCGACGGAGACGCTGGAGATCGCGCACCACGGGTTCACCGACGCGGGAGGTGCCTGA
- a CDS encoding DUF6760 family protein, with the protein MTYAADRIEEEVAYLAYHFHWGMDDILDLEHADRRAYVGRTATLVEQAEAKATGR; encoded by the coding sequence GTGACGTACGCGGCCGACCGCATCGAGGAGGAAGTCGCGTACCTCGCCTACCACTTCCACTGGGGCATGGACGACATCCTCGACCTCGAACACGCGGACCGGCGCGCGTACGTGGGGCGGACCGCCACATTGGTGGAGCAGGCGGAGGCGAAGGCGACCGGTCGGTGA
- a CDS encoding phage tail protein, which produces MSLQPGDALTTHNFGLQIDGVMVEYLQEVSGLSMEQDVIEYQQVSADGKPVVKKMPGVKKAGECTVTRGMTQSPVFSEWINKSIAGDMGSARKNATIMMMDYQNNPVKRYNLRNAWCSKVETSGVKAGDAAALTEQVTIVFEELVIE; this is translated from the coding sequence TTGTCCCTTCAGCCCGGTGACGCCCTCACCACCCACAATTTCGGCCTGCAGATCGACGGTGTCATGGTCGAATACCTCCAGGAGGTCAGCGGCCTCTCGATGGAGCAGGACGTCATCGAGTACCAGCAGGTCTCGGCCGACGGCAAGCCCGTCGTGAAGAAGATGCCCGGCGTGAAGAAGGCCGGCGAGTGCACGGTCACCCGCGGCATGACGCAGAGCCCCGTCTTCAGCGAGTGGATCAACAAGTCCATCGCGGGCGACATGGGCTCGGCGCGCAAGAACGCGACGATCATGATGATGGATTACCAGAACAACCCGGTGAAGCGGTACAACCTGCGCAACGCCTGGTGCAGCAAGGTGGAGACCAGCGGGGTCAAGGCCGGCGACGCCGCCGCGCTGACCGAGCAGGTCACCATCGTCTTCGAAGAGCTGGTCATCGAATAA
- a CDS encoding phage tail sheath family protein, giving the protein MPNYLSPGVYIEEVASGSRPIEGVGTSVAAFVGLAPRGPLNEPTLVTNWSQYVAAFGEFTDGYYLAHSVYGFFNNGGSAAYVVRVGGTDATEPQQQAPAQQTQAQAPKELTAGEPVALGAFTVSAITAGTTDGGALTVEVQDGEGEGAADRFKLIVKDGDKVVENFDVSAKKTARNYVVTQVRQRSKTIALEEASTAGGQLAKPDAQTVTLAPPTPATPAVPASNGQVSRIETAQFIGDSSDRTGFGGLEALDEINMVAVPDLMAAYQQGIIDEEQVKAVQLGLISHCELMGDRMAIIDPPPSLNARQVRQWRQELAGYDSRYAALYYPWIKSFDPASGQSVVVPPSGHMAGIWARNDAERGVHKAPANEIVRGAVDLELQITRGEQDLLNPIGVNCIRAFPGRGIRVWGARTMASDPAWRYLNVRRYFNYLEESILIGTQWVVFEPNDHALWARIRRNVSAFLVNEWRSGALFGARPEDAFYVKCDAETNPPESVDLGRVVCEIGIAPVKPAEFVVFRLAQFSGGGGELEE; this is encoded by the coding sequence ATGCCCAACTACCTGTCCCCCGGCGTCTACATCGAGGAAGTCGCCAGCGGTTCGCGTCCCATCGAAGGCGTCGGCACCTCCGTCGCGGCCTTCGTCGGCCTTGCACCGCGGGGACCGCTCAACGAGCCGACGCTGGTGACCAACTGGTCGCAGTATGTGGCCGCGTTCGGCGAGTTCACGGACGGGTACTACCTGGCGCACTCCGTGTACGGGTTCTTCAACAACGGCGGCAGCGCCGCGTACGTCGTGCGCGTCGGCGGCACTGACGCGACCGAGCCGCAGCAGCAGGCCCCCGCGCAGCAGACGCAGGCGCAGGCCCCCAAGGAGCTCACCGCGGGCGAGCCCGTGGCGCTCGGCGCGTTCACGGTGTCGGCGATCACGGCGGGCACCACGGACGGCGGCGCGCTGACCGTCGAGGTGCAGGACGGCGAGGGCGAGGGCGCCGCCGACCGCTTCAAGCTGATCGTCAAGGACGGCGACAAGGTCGTCGAGAACTTCGACGTCAGCGCGAAGAAGACCGCCCGCAACTACGTGGTCACGCAGGTCAGGCAGCGGTCCAAGACGATCGCCCTGGAGGAGGCCTCCACGGCCGGCGGGCAGCTCGCCAAGCCCGACGCGCAGACCGTGACGCTGGCCCCGCCGACGCCCGCCACCCCCGCCGTGCCCGCCTCGAACGGCCAGGTGTCGCGCATCGAGACCGCCCAGTTCATCGGCGACTCCTCGGACCGCACCGGCTTCGGCGGCCTGGAGGCCCTCGACGAGATCAACATGGTCGCGGTGCCCGACCTGATGGCCGCCTACCAGCAGGGCATCATCGACGAGGAGCAGGTCAAGGCGGTCCAGCTCGGCCTCATCTCGCACTGTGAGCTGATGGGCGACCGGATGGCCATCATCGACCCGCCGCCGTCGCTGAACGCCCGCCAGGTCCGGCAGTGGCGCCAGGAGCTGGCCGGCTACGACTCGCGCTACGCCGCCCTCTACTACCCCTGGATCAAGTCCTTCGACCCGGCGTCCGGTCAGTCGGTGGTCGTGCCGCCGTCCGGCCACATGGCGGGCATCTGGGCGCGCAACGACGCCGAGCGCGGTGTGCACAAGGCGCCGGCCAACGAGATCGTGCGCGGCGCGGTCGACCTGGAGCTGCAGATCACCCGCGGTGAGCAGGACCTGCTCAACCCGATCGGTGTGAACTGCATCCGCGCGTTCCCGGGCCGCGGCATCCGCGTGTGGGGCGCGCGCACGATGGCGTCCGACCCGGCGTGGCGCTACCTGAACGTGCGCCGCTACTTCAACTACCTCGAAGAGTCGATCCTCATCGGCACCCAGTGGGTGGTGTTCGAGCCGAACGACCACGCCCTGTGGGCGCGTATCCGCCGCAACGTCTCGGCGTTCCTCGTCAACGAGTGGCGTTCGGGTGCCCTCTTCGGCGCGCGTCCCGAGGACGCCTTCTACGTGAAGTGCGACGCGGAGACCAACCCTCCGGAGTCGGTCGACCTCGGCCGGGTCGTCTGCGAGATCGGCATCGCGCCGGTCAAGCCCGCCGAGTTCGTGGTGTTCCGGCTCGCGCAGTTCTCCGGCGGGGGCGGCGAGCTGGAGGAGTAG